The Hippocampus zosterae strain Florida chromosome 11, ASM2543408v3, whole genome shotgun sequence genome includes the window TTGTTTAAATTACAGATGGTTTTGGttagaaaaaaatgtctgttttttttgttgtagctTGTTTTCAGATACTAATGAagataaatataaaatgaatttCTCTGGTCAAAATCATTCTTTCCCGCATTATAACCAAAATTCCTACAGTGAATTCTAGtttaactatccatccatccatccatctattttctaatccgcttatgctCACGAGGGGCgcggcgggggtgctggagcctatcccagccgacttcgggcagttggcgggggacatctgccaatcgcagggcacacacagacgaacaaccatccgtgctcacactcatacctagggacaatttggaatgttcaatcagcctgccatgcatgtttttggactgtgggaggaaactgaagcacccggagaaaacccacgcgagcccggggagcacatgcaaactccacacaggaaggccggagccggaacgAACCCACGACTACTGCACTGTGAGTTAAACGCGCTAACCAATCaaacaccgggccgccctagtttaactaatttgacaaaaaagtgaaatttaAGTTGTTAATTTTCTCAACATAACATCAGAATTATCTCTGCAAGTAGACACAAATCAAGGCTGAGCAACTTATTACGCTGACATCCGCTCACATCGCTCTGATATCGCCCCCTGTACTTACACATGTGCTGATTCTTGTAACGGACGAACCACTCTCAAATTACCTTCTTGCGCTCACATTTTGTTAATTTACACAATTCTCTTTACCCCAGTGGAAATGGAGTCTGTTTCCCTCCACAGGAAGCGTCTGGTGACGGTCCGGACCTGATTCTTCATCTCGTAGACAATGATTCCTTTGGCACAGACTCCCAAAACCAATTCACCAATCAAAGGCCTTTTTTCTCTGCCCACGCGGTGGAACATAACCCCGTACTCTGGTAGTTGCTGGGCAATCTTAACAGAAGCAAAGTCAAGGTTGGTTAGCTGAAAGCAGCAATAGTGCCAGGCCCTTGTGTAAACTTAAACACACTTTCAGATACTCAGTTTCCGCCTCTTCAGGTCCCATCGGGGCATGCCTGCCATGCAGTCTTGGCAGCTCGTCCTTCACATTGGGCAATGCCAGCTTCTCAAGCATTCTCTTGGACACATAGTGCTCCGGCTGGTAGTAAGTCTTTCCATACAACTGGGCGAAACAATGCACTCATATGACAACGGAACACAAATGGGAAAGCAGAAGTGTTCTTCTTGCGTCCAGTACCTCTGGCATGTAATCGCCAAATTCAGCCTGCAGAGCAAGGGCAGCCAGAAACAAGCCGGTCTCCTCGTTGCAGTACATGCGGTCCTCTAAGATGTCCTTTCGCATCTGCAAGTAGTACTGGTGGCGAGTCAGTCTATGCCTGGAGAAGAAAGGAAAGCGGGTGAAAGTCCGCAGGGAAGAAACAGAATCTGTGTGACCACGCCCGGTACTTACAAAACAAAGGCGATATCGTCCACAAAAAATTTGACTCGAAGGAACACCAAAAAGGAAAGTATTTGCCCTTTTTTCCAACTATCGGGAGCAACTTTGGAGATTTTTGTTTCGTggtccagaaaaaaatattcatcatctgcaaaatggaaaggaaatacttAAAATATAGAAGGAAATTGATTTATATGCAATTTTCAAAAGTGTGAAATTCTTCAAGTGTGAAAGTTCTTTGAATTCTTTACATTTCAATAAAATcactcatttgtttttatcacCACAGATGAAACTAAAATACAAGGCCATTTTTggaataaacaaaataattttttaacctTTCTATTTAACAACACAGCTAAATATGAGCACAAGAGATAAAGCAATTGTGCTGTGATAATGTTTAAGTAACACGTTTTAAAAACCTAATGCAAGGTGTAACTGAGATTGCAatgtacataatttttttttcatatatttcatTACCAATGTCTTATCTTACTACtttaacgcaaaaaaaaaaaagctcactgcTTCAATATCACTGATTTTCAGTTGAAAAATCCACATCGTCGCACATGCTGTACTTCTGCTACGTAATCTACTCAATGCGGGATGAGGAGTACCGTCGAGAAAGGCAAGACCGAAGTAGAAGTGCTCCACTAGGTTAGCATGAGCCACCACCATGTCAAACACATCCCTCGCGCGGGACTTGGTATCGCAACGGACCACCACGTACTGGCCGCTCGGCAGCACCACAGTCACTTCCCTTTGGGACGAACACAGGCGGCCCTTTCTCGACTGCATAGGAAACACACGACAACAACACTAATCAGATCCAACATGAGAGTTACGTTTAtgtaagaatatatatatataatatatataaatggaaTAACTGTTTTACCACAATAGATCCCGGAAGCTCGAGCACTATTTGCTGTTCGTCAGCCATTCGGATAAACTCTGGACCTAAAGCCTGGtcagaaaaataacaaatgagaataataatcagAATAATAAACACATCACCCCTGTGCTTCTAATATACCTAAATCCAGTTCCCCATAGGCATAACCCCCATAAGCTTTTCCGATCATCACCACATGACTGCAGATTGTCCATAAAAATAGCTTTCCCAGATGCTCATGTATGTCCTCATGAAAGTCTCCTCGCGCACATGTACGATATGTTAGCCGATGAACTGGTTTTATAAGCTTATGCCTTCTTACCTTAGCTTTCCTCTGGCTCAGGCTGATGGAGGACTCGCTGAAAGTGATTGAAGGACTGTGAGACCTGCCTGATGTCTTGGGAGAGACGTCATGGTGGGGGCTCCGGCCCAGCCAACTGCAGGTGCTGTCCCTATGACGAGCCCCTCGTGGGAGCCTGAGTTCCGGGAGGGAAGAGGTGGGTGTGGAAAAGTTGAAAAGATTCAAggtcaaaatcaaaacaaacaggcACGCAAGAGAGGTTATATGGAATAAGGTCCTTGCCTTTCCAAAGATGCCTGGTACAAAGGTGTGGGTGAGCTTCTTGGTCGAGGTTTCCAAGATCTCTGAGGTAAACACCCTGGAAGGACAGCTTCAAGCAGAGGAACACAAAATCAAACGCGTAGCATAGCGCACAGGCAGTGCATTCCCTAAAATATCATTGTGTCGTTTAATCAAATAAAGACGGGTTCAGGGTAAACAGTGACATTGACGAGCACTGCCATTGCATTTTGTGTCTACGAACATGCAAGATCCCACTCAAACAACAGTGCGCATTTTTGAAAATcaatacctgaaaaaaaatgagactcgCCTCCCAGGAACAAGCGGTTATAAGAGTTAATGAAGTGATTGTGAATACAGTTGTTTGCCATTCTTATTTTTACAACAGTTTGACAATGCAGGTTTTATGATGGCCACAGTTTGgccctggaacagattaattatctatccatccattttccgaaccgcttgatcctcactagggtcgcggggggtgctgataTTTGCAAATTGAAGAATAGATTGCTCCACGATCCCCTTACCTTACTTATACATTCAAAGAACACATTGTAATTACTTTATGTGGTATAAGAATCAGTGAACGGATTAATAACATAGTCCTCCGTGGTCAACATGAATTTACCCGATTTCGAGTCTGAGTCTGTTGAGTATCTTCTCCTCTCTGGACAACATTCACTGAAGTCTGCAAATGGCCCTCGCCTTCCTGTTAAACACGTtagatttgatgatgatgatgatgatgagatgaatgtatttttatttgaggtGAGGCTAAAACCTACGCTCAGTATCCGATTATTGTCTCAAGCAAGAATCTAATCCTAGACTCCCTTAGGTTAAGATTTTAATCCTCGACTTGAACACTCCTTTGGTAAAGACGGAATTtgtataattaacaatttatttGAGATCGGGTTTTGGCAAAATTTATGGAAGGGCgactatttttatttgtgtttctgTTATACCTTACAATCAAGTTACGTACTGCAGTGCGAtatgagtttaatttgttcggAGTTCATAACGCAAAACACAATATCTCAAATCTCCTTTACTCATTGAAatcaatggaaatgccattaatccattctGACTTTTCCCAATTtaaaaagtcatgttttttttttaaatgagaaaatgatCACTATATAATTTTATACTttgaaaaacatacagtagtgatgtaattaaatgaaatacaatttgatttgtttgtgtCGCACTTTCTACTTTCATTCAGTGCACACATTGCTGCTCATTCTAGTGTGCATACCTTAGCCAGATGGGGGCAGTGTAAGACAAACATACGCTAACTTCTCTGTTTGAAAGTAACATTAGTCATTcaccacagaggataaagaatacacgcATGTGACGTATTGTTATATTGTTGGTCTACATGTGTAAGGGCACTGTTTATGTTCAAATACTGTAAACCTATAGATCCTTACCGTGTGATGTCACGTTTGTGTACCGTGTGCAAAGGCTTTCATGTTCAAGGGAACACAGTCAAGTGAGTTGGATAACAGAGGCAAAATAGTCTATTTAGTCCAAGTACCATATATTTCATTTGtagtttattaattttttaattgcactttaCTGCATGCTTGCCATTCTGATCCTAGATTCGCCTCTGATATAATTCTGGCACTGACTCACCATGAAGCCTTTCTCTGATCATCTGGCTCCGTCCACTCAGAGGCAAGCTGCTGTCAGAGCCATGGTCCATCTGAGGGAACAAGGCCATGTGAGATAACAGACTACGGTGGAAAAGACCCACGTGTGCATACTCACCGGTTCACTGAAGACCTCTTCCACCAGCTGCCTGATGACGTCGGCAGATGGCGGCAAGCCGGAAGCTTTCTGACGACCCTCGCAGGATTCCAGGATGGAGCTTATAGTTAGTCTGCGGTGGGACACGTCCTCGCACATGCCGAGGAGGAGGCTGTTGAGGTGGTCGCTCAACTGGATTGGCTGAGAGGGGATGTTACAAATCAAGTTTCTTTGGACTGTACAGATTACACGACAGTGCATCCGGAAAGATTCACCGCGCTTCTATTTTAGTGAACCCACCTGATTTTGAGGTAGGTGAAAATCAACAGACCAGTAAAGAGTCATACCCAGAGAATACACCAGCATCTGTGCAATACAAATCAACAAAAGGAAAACATCTTCAATGTTCAGTGTTTTCACCCGCACCCACTCTGTAACACTCTAAAGTCAGTGGCCACTTCCGTCTGAGCATGTCCGGTTTGAAGCATCACAATGGCAAGATACTGTTGATCCATAGTTAGGAGTCGTCTTGGTCAcaggatgtcaaaatgtgaacagcacgATCAGGAAGACTGTTTCAAAACCAGCTGTAATTGAACTGGTATATTTATTGGTTGATTTAAAGGtgtgaatgcattttaggctcatCCTGAATGTCACCTGAAAGCCAATTATCCATAGCTTGTTGTGAGTAGTGTATTTTACATTACAAATATAATCCCAGCACAACACCAAGCA containing:
- the LOC127610790 gene encoding FERM and PDZ domain-containing protein 2-like; this translates as MLGGGSTEDEHTKQHCLLTHVTRMSSTFVTLAEVLEARGGPLLEEEVWALLLATGRCLVDASEKGENNMCNIISPASLLLSATGSLAFKNCGLSEEASTFIAPEILQGRASSTKPAIDRMLVYSLGMTLYWSVDFHLPQNQPIQLSDHLNSLLLGMCEDVSHRRLTISSILESCEGRQKASGLPPSADVIRQLVEEVFSEPMDHGSDSSLPLSGRSQMIRERLHAVLPGCLPQRSWKPRPRSSPTPLYQASLERQGPYSI